From the Lathyrus oleraceus cultivar Zhongwan6 chromosome 4, CAAS_Psat_ZW6_1.0, whole genome shotgun sequence genome, one window contains:
- the LOC127076695 gene encoding elongator complex protein 4 yields MAATRTRVSSFSRNVSTVTSQNSGLKHGPNGTTFISSGIQDLDKILGGGFSLGSLVMIMEDAEAPHHMLLLRNFMSQGLLHKQPLLYASSASRDPKGFLGTLPAPASAKEDKTRDLTNEKDLRIAWQYKKYFGDPQLNISSNNGAQHDYCNDFDLRKPLDRHFYSGKNADCVSIQDSPNLTSLQDQCAGFLSQFSRNEANISSAGRIAIQSFCSPQCKYANMEWHMLSFVRSLKAMTRSSNAVVVVTFPPSLLSPSCSKRLQHMADTLLSVRAIPDEDKEMARLLTGYQDMIGLLNVHKVARLNTQVPVILEATTFSIKLQKRRYLVLECLNQAPVDGSSGSSYNTSGSCSGSTKAGSLDF; encoded by the exons ATGGCTGCAACAAGGACTCGAGTAAGTAGCTTTTCTCGTAATGTGTCAACTGTAACGTCTCAGAATTCAGGACTCAAGCATGGCCCTAATGGGACAACATTTATATCGTCTGGGATTCAAGATCTCGACA aGATTTTAGGTGGTGGTTTTTCTCTTGGTAGCCTTGTGATGATTATGGAAGATGCAGAAGCACCTCATCACATGCTTCTATTGAGAAATTTTATGTCTCAGGGACTGTTACACAAACAGCCACTCTTGTATGCTAGTAGTGCTTCTAGAGACCCTAAAGGATTTCTTGGTACTTTGCCTGCTCCAGCCTCAGCCAAAGAGGATAAAACTCGAGATCTTACTAAT GAAAAGGATCTGAGAATTGCTTGGCAATACAAGAAGTACTTTGGTGATCCTCAGTTAAATATCAGCTCTAATAATG GTGCTCAACATGATTACTGCAATGATTTTGACTTACGGAAGCCTCTAGATAGACATTTTTATAGTGGCAAGAATGCAGATTGTGTCAGCATCCAAGATTCTCCAAACCTTACTTCTCTTCAAGATCAATGTGCTGGATTTCTATCTCAATTCTCAAG AAATGAAGCCAATATTTCCTCTGCTGGCCGTATTGCAATTCAATCATTCTGTTCTCCGCAATGCAAATATGCAAACATG GAGTGGCATATGCTATCTTTTGTTAGGTCCCTAAAAGCCATGACACGATCTTCAAATGCTGTTGTTGTTGTAACATTTCCACCTTCACTTCTTTCTCCATCTTGTTCAAAAAGATTGCAACATATGGCAGACACCTTGCTTTCTGTCAGAGCAATTCCAG ATGAGGATAAAGAAATGGCAAGACTCCTCACAGGTTACCAAGACATGATTGGACTTCTTAATGTACATAAAGTCGCACGGTTAAATACACAG GTTCCAGTGATTCTTGAGGCCACAACATTCTCAATAAAATTGCAAAAAAGGAGGTATTTGGTTCTAGAATGTTTAAATCAAGCTCCGGTTGACGGTTCAAGCGGGAGTTCGTATAACACATCTGGTAGTTGTTCTGGGTCAACTAAAGCAGGGTCACTTGATTTTTAG